Within the Musa acuminata AAA Group cultivar baxijiao chromosome BXJ2-9, Cavendish_Baxijiao_AAA, whole genome shotgun sequence genome, the region TGAAGGGAAAAAGAAataatacatgaatttaaacgccTGTTGAGTTCAGGGGGCTGATCCCTTTTGAAAGATAATATGCCTTCTCAGCTTCCGACAATCGCTTCCGAAATATCCCCCACTCTTTTTTGCACCTCTCTCTGACCTGTAAAAAATCAGGAGATGTTTGGAGCATTAGGAGGGCACAATAAATCCAACAGCAATCCAACAAgcacgagcgagagagagagagagagagagagagagagagagagaagccacTTACCCCTTCCCATGGTGCCTTGCCGTTATCTGACTGGCCCTGCCAAGTAGAAAGAGAATGTCAAAGGAGGAGGCCTATATGACGAACAATCACAGAAGCTCTCACAAGACACTCAGCCATAGCAACACACTTTGGGTTGTCCTCGTACCTGGTTTCCAAGCGAAGGAACCACCTGATGAATGATCCACTGTGAATCTACGACTCCAATTTTCTCATGAGCCGGCTATGTAGAGAGATACAAAGATCAACATAGTCAGATATAATTAATTACAGCCAAAAGAGCAATGACAAAGTCAGTCAATTCTGCATTGTACCTCTACGCATTTTCTTAGAGCAAAGTCGAGGCCCCATCCATGGACCAAGTCATTCTGCATCAGTAATGCGACTTGAGGAATAGCAAACAGAGGTAGGCGTACACAGCACCGAAACAATGAAGATCCACCCTACCTGAATCATGTGCCATACACAACGCCATGCATCCCTAGAGAACACAGTTGCCATTATCTCGACGAACCTGTTAGCAGACAGTATTTAGTTTTGACGTTAAGACGAGAAATGCAGGCAGGGCAAAAATTAGTAATGCATGCATACGCTGCACATGGGGGCAGATGGGGGTCGGCACACCAGCCTGGTTTTTCCTCTGTTTCCCTATGACGAAAACAGACCATGCGTCAGTTACCCTGGTATAAAGGCaacttaaaaaataaattcggACCAGATATCAGACAACAATCTTGTAAACATTTATTCccaggcaaaaaaaaaaagatttagaaaGCTCACTTGTGGACTTCACGGTCACCTCTCCTTTTTGTCATTTGCCATGTTAACCCTTTGTCAGGCTCTAATCCAGGCTGTGAAATCTCCAGTCCATGCTTCTTTACTAATCTGATATACCTAAGATATGAAAGTTTATTACGTTAGGCCTTTTTAAAGGATTTCTTGCTTAACAAATTCATCACTTACTCTTCGGCATCAAAATGCTGAACTCCTAGGTCCTCATCCCAAATGAATATGTACTCGTATGGGGCCACAATGTCAGGGTGCAAAAACCTTTTGGCATACCACCTTACATGAAGTAACAAAATTAGACACTTCTAAGTTTTGACCATGTCACGTAGAGTAAACACATAAAGACCACACAACTAGCAAGAGATGATCACCATTTAGTTTGCTTCCTGGTGCTCACATGAATAGCTCGTTTTGACCACTCAAATTCATCCCATTCAGAAGTTCGACC harbors:
- the LOC103999363 gene encoding uncharacterized protein LOC103999363; this translates as MAKFGTGGRSALPRKSNENMRLIISTVIGIVLGYLIGISFPTVSITKLHFPSSIISYIEDRNSGITTQTLLNHAWTSANIQNRNNATSNTTDTLKIYVPTNPRGAERLPPGIIVPESDFYLRRLWGNPDEDLITRQKYLVTFTVGYDQKKNIDAAVKKFSENFAILLFHYDGRTSEWDEFEWSKRAIHVSTRKQTKWWYAKRFLHPDIVAPYEYIFIWDEDLGVQHFDAEEYIRLVKKHGLEISQPGLEPDKGLTWQMTKRRGDREVHKETEEKPGWCADPHLPPCAAFVEIMATVFSRDAWRCVWHMIQNDLVHGWGLDFALRKCVEPAHEKIGVVDSQWIIHQVVPSLGNQGQSDNGKAPWEGVRERCKKEWGIFRKRLSEAEKAYYLSKGISPLNSTGV